From Kwoniella europaea PYCC6329 chromosome 3, complete sequence, one genomic window encodes:
- a CDS encoding isocitrate dehydrogenase, NADP-dependent: MSICAQPLLRSTSFLARTALRTSRPLSFGLTSTMGYATATPAGIERIKVKNPVVEIDGDEMTRIIWKKIREELILPYVDVDLKYYDLGMENRDATNDQVTIDSAEAIKKYSVGVKCATITPDEARVKEFNLKEMWRSPNGTIRNILGGTVFREPIILEKIPKPVPGWTKPIVIGRHAFGDQYRSTDFISPGPGKLTLTYTPADGGKPTELNVYDFKGKGVALAMYNTDESIYGFAHASFKMAISKKMTLFMSTKNTILKKYDGRFKDIFEEVYQSTYKSEFEKLGIYYEHRLIDDMVAQAIKSSGGFVWACKNYDGDVMSDILAQGFGSLGMMTSELITPDGKTMEAEAAHGTVTRHYRQYQQGQETSTNPVASIFAWTRGLAFRAKLDDTPALGEFAKSLEESCVEVIDKDGIMTKDLALAMKGKNMTRDDWVTTDVYMKKVEERLIEKLKARI; this comes from the exons ATGTCGATTTGTGCCCAGCCATTACTTCGTTCGACATCTTTCTTAGCTAGAACAGCCCTCCGAACTTCCCGTCCATTATCTTTCGGTCTGACATCCACCATGGGTTATGCCACTGCTACACCAGCAGGTATCGAGAggatcaaagtgaagaacCCAGTGGTcgagattgatggtgatgagatgactAGGATCatctggaagaagatcagagaGGAG CTCATCTTACCttatgtcgatgttgatcTCAAATATTACGACTTAGGGATGGAGAACCGGGACGCC ACAAATGATCAAGTTACTATCGACTCTGCTGAAGCTATTAAGAAGTATTCCGTAGGAGTCAAATGCGCTACTATAACACCTGATGAAGCCAGAGTGAAAGAATTCAACTTGAAGGAAATGTGGAGAAGTCCAAATGGTACT ATCCGAAATATCCTTGGCGGAACTGTATTCAGAGAACCTATCATCCTGGAGAAAATCCCTAAGCCCGTTCCAGGGTGGACTAAACCTATTGTCATAGGAAGACATGCCTTTGGTgaccag TACCGATCAACAGATTTCATCTCTCCCGGTCCAggtaaactcaccttgacgtACACTCCAGCAGATGGAGGTAAACCCACCGAATTGAATGTGTACGATTTCAAGGGAAAGGGAGTAGCCTTGGCAATGTACAATACCGATGAATCTATCTATGGTTTCGCTCATGCTAGTTTCAAGATGGCTATTAGTAAGAAAATGACTTTGTTCATGTCTACCAAGAA TACCATCCTGAAGAAATATGATGGCAGATTCAAGGATATCTTTGAAGAGGTCTATCAATC AACCTACAAATCTGAGTTTGAGAAACTTGGTATCTACTACGAACACCGATTGATCG ACGATATGGTCGCTCAAGCTATCAAGTCTTCAGGAGGATTCGTTTGGGCTTGTAAGAACTACGACGGAGATGTTATG AGTGATATCCTCGCTCAGGGATTCGGTTCCTTGGGAATGATGACCTCTGAATTAATCACACCGGACGGTAAAACGATGGAAGCGGAGGCAGCCCACGGAACAGTCACTCGACATTATAGACAATACCAACAAGGACAAGAAACTTCCACTAACCCCGTCGCTTCGATCTTCGCTTGGACTAGGGGTCTGGCATTCAGAGCtaaattggatgatacaCCTGCGTTAGGGGAATTTGCCAAATCGTTAGAAGAATCCTGTGTGGAGGTTATTGATAAAGATGGAATAATGACTAAAGATCTTGCGTTGGCTATGAAAGGGAAGAATATGACTAGAGATGATTGGGTGACAACGGATGTGTATAtgaagaaagttgaagagagaCTGATTGAGAAGCTCAAGGCGAGGATATAA
- a CDS encoding methionine aminopeptidase, type I has protein sequence MTTCAGCGEKEASRLECPNCKKLGIAGSFFCDQDCFKKNFQLAAQNEANKESTLPPSMRNYKFTGTLRPVYPLSPKRVVPPHIRRPDYADHPQGVSAIESTREKRIKILNNEEIEAMRYVCKLGREVLDYTASFIKPGITSDELDAICHQACIDRDCYPSPLNYAKFPKSVCISVNEVICHGIPDQRPLVEGDIVNLDVSLCFHSDLNATYPVGKIDDESADLIATTKKSVDEAIAICKPGVPYREIGNKIEEIVRPKGYSIVRRYTGHGVHERFHCEPNIVHYGGSKMPGKMEAGHVFTIEPMINLGTANLDHWKDDWTAVTLDGRRSAQFEETILITETGYEILTRPPTTTSSSSHKKKKKKSKSKAHANGTATPNEGDETPEAGTPTGEAAEGVKELHVNGS, from the exons ATGACCACTTGTGCTGGATGTGGTGAGAAGGAAGCCTCGAGGTTGGAATGTCCCAATTGCAAAAA ATTGGGCATAGCGGGTAGTTTCTTCTGTGATCAGGATTGTTTCAAGAAGAACT TCCAGCTAGCCGCTCAAAATGAAGCCAATA AAGAATCAACTTTACCACCAAGTATGAGAAATTACAAATTCACCGGAACATTACGTCCTGTATATCCCTTATCACCTAAGAGGGTCGTGCCGCCTCATATTAGAAGACCGGATTATGCAGATCATC CTCAAGGTGTATCGGCTATTGAATCAACCAGGGAGAAAAGGATTAAGATTCTGAATAATGAGGAGATAGAAGCTATGCGATATGTTTGTAAG CTCGGACGAGAAGTATTAGATTACACAGCATCTTTCATCAAACCCGGTATAACATCCGACGAGCTAGATGCGATCTGTCATCAAGCATGTATCGATAGAGACTGTTATCCCAGTCCGCTGAACTATGCCAAATTCCCCAAGAGTGTTTGTATAAGTGTCAATGAGGTCATCTGCCAT GGTATCCCTGATCAACGTCCATTAG TGGAAGGAGATATTGTCAATCTGGATGTATCGCTAT GCTTCCACAGTGATCTCAATGCAACATACCCCGTCGGCAAGATAGACGACGAATCTGCCGATTTGATAGCTACAACGAAGAAATCTGTAGACGAAGCTATAGCGATATGTAAACCGGGTGTACCATATCGAGAAATCGGTAAtaagattgaagagattgtCAGACCGAAAGGATATAGCATCGTTAGGAGATATACCGGACATGGTGTACATGAGCGT TTCCACTGTGAACCGAATATCGTACATTATGGAGGATCGAAGATGCCGGGTAAGATGGAAGCTGGACATGTGTTTACCATCGAACCTATGATCAACTTAGGTACAGCCAATCTCG ATCACTGGAAGGATGATTGGACGGCTGTGACATTAGATGGTAGAAGGTCTGCTCAGTTCGAAGAGACTATTCT GATAACTGAAACAGGCTATGAAATCCTTACTCGACCACCCACGACCACCTCGTCCAGCTCacacaagaagaaaaagaagaagtcgaaATCGAAAGCCCACGCGAATGGTACTGCGACGCCTAACGAGGGAGATGAAACTCCTGAAGCTGGGACTCCCACTGGAGAAGCTGCAGAAGGTGTGAAAGAGTTGCATGTTAATGGGTCTTAG